From Lutra lutra chromosome 14, mLutLut1.2, whole genome shotgun sequence, a single genomic window includes:
- the CUEDC2 gene encoding CUE domain-containing protein 2 codes for MELERIVSAALLAFVQTHLPEADLSGLDEVIFSYVLGVLEDLGPSGPSEENFDMEAFTEMMEAYVPGFAHIPRGTIGDMMQKLSGQLSGARNKENLQPQSSEIQGQMPVPPEPLQRPEKLKEETRASPTASGDTQDEAAGAEEELLPGVDVLLEVFPTCSVEQAQWVLAKARGDLEEAVQMLVEGKEEGPPAWEGPNQDLPRRLRGPQKDELKSFILQKYMMVDSAEDQKIHRPMAPREAPKKLIRYIDNQVVSTKGERFKDVRNPEAEEMKATYINLKPARKYRFH; via the exons atgGAGCTGGAGAGGATTGTCAGTGCAGCCCTCCTTGCCTTTGTCCAGACGCACCTCCCAGAGGCTGACCTCAG TGGCTTAGATGAAGTCATCTTCTCCTATGTGCTTGGGGTCCTGGAGGATCTGGGCCCCTCCGGGCCATCAGAGGAGAACTTCGATATGGAAGCCTTCACTGAGATGATGGAGGCCTATGTGCCTGGCTTTGCCCACATTCCAAG GGGGACAATAGGGGACATGATGCAAAAGCTCTCAGGGCAGTTAAGTGGTGCCAGGAACAAAG AGAACCTGCAGCCACAGAGCTCTGAGATCCAAGGTCAGATGCCCGTCCCCCCAGAGCCCCTGCAGCGGCCTGAAAAGCTCAAAGAAGAGACTAGGGCTTCTCCTACAGCTTCTGGAGACACCCAGGATGAG GCAGCTGGTGCTGAGGAGGAGCTGCTGCCAGGGGTGGATGTCCTCCTGGAGGTGTTCCCTACCTGTTCAGTGGAGCAGGCCCAGTGGGTGCTGGCCAAAGCTCGGGGAGACTTGGAAGAAGCTGTGCAGATGCTtgtagaggggaaggaggaggggcctCCAGCCTGGGAGGGCCCCAACCAG GACCTGCCCAGGCGCCTCAGAGGCCCCCAAAAGGATGAACTGAAGTCCTTCATCCTGCAGAA GTACATGATGGTGGATAGCGCAGAGGATCAGAAGATTCACCGGCCCATGGCTCCCAGGGAG GCCCCCAAGAAGCTGATCCGCTACATTGACAACCAGGTAGTAAGTACCAAGGGGGAGCGGTTCAAAGACGTGCGGAACCCTGAGGCCGAGGAGATGAAGGCCACATACATCAACCTCAAGCCCGCCAGAAAGTACCGCTTCCACTGA
- the FBXL15 gene encoding F-box/LRR-repeat protein 15, which yields MEPPMEPSGGEQEPGAVRLLDLPWEDVLLPHVLSRVPLRQLLRLQRVSRAFRALVQLHLAGLRRFDAAQVGPQIPRAALAWLLRDAEGLQELALAPCHEWLSDEDLVPVLTRNPQLRSVALAGCGQLSRRALGALAEGCPRLQRLSLAHCDWVDGLALRGLADRCPALEELDLTACRQLKDEAIVYLAQRRGAGLRSLSLAVNANVGDAAVQELARNCPELEHLDLTGCLRVGSDGVRTLAEYCPALRSLRVRHCHHVAEPSLSRLRKRGVDIDVEPPLHQALVLLQDMAGFAPFVNLQV from the exons ATGGAGCCACCGATGGAGCCGTCCGGAGGGGAGCAAGAGCCCGGAGCCGTCAG GCTCCTGGACCTGCCTTGGGAAGACGTGCTGCTCCCACACGTCCTGAGCCGGGTGCCGCTACGCCAGCTGCTCCGGTTGCAGCGCGTCAGCCGGGCCTTCCGGGCGCTAGTGCAGCTGCACCTGGCGGGGCTGCGCCGCTTCGACGCCGCTCAG GTGGGTCCGCAGATTCCGCGGGCCGCCTTGGCCTGGCTGCTGCGGGACGCGGAAGGGCTACAGGAGCTGGCGCTGGCGCCGTGTCACGAATGGCTGTCGGACGAGGATCTAGTGCCTGTCCTGACGCGGAATCCGCAGCTGCGGAGCGTGGCACTGGCCGGCTGCGGGCAACTGAGCCGCCGCGCGCTGGGGGCGCTGGCGGAGGGCTGCCCCCGCCTGCAGCGCCTTTCGCTCGCGCACTGTGACTGGGTAGATGGCCTGGCGCTGCGCGGCCTCGCCGACCGCTGTCCGGCCCTTGAGGAGCTGGACCTCACCGCCTGCCGTCAGCTCAAGGATGAGGCCATCGTATACCTGGCGCAGAGGCGCGGCGCGGGCCTCCGCAGCCTCTCGCTGGCAGTCAACGCCAATGTGGGGGACGCCGCGGTCCAAGAGTTGGCCCGGAACTGCCCGGAACTCGAGCACCTCGACCTAACCGGCTGCCTCCGCGTCGGAAGCGACGGCGTCAG GACGCTGGCCGAGTACTGCCCCGCGCTGCGCTCGCTGCGGGTGCGGCACTGCCACCATGTGGCCGAGCCCAGCCTGAGCCGCTTGCGGAAGCGCGGCGTGGACATCGACGTGGAGCCACCGCTGCATCAGGCGCTGGTGCTGCTGCAGGACATGGCAGGCTTTGCACCCTTTGTTAACCTGCAGGTCTGA